The following proteins are encoded in a genomic region of Brachypodium distachyon strain Bd21 chromosome 1, Brachypodium_distachyon_v3.0, whole genome shotgun sequence:
- the LOC100829454 gene encoding AT-hook motif nuclear-localized protein 18: MDPVAAHGGGGGRHHFGPPVGSPFHSPFHGSHGHGAGGQFQQQAAPQFQAYELHGHQAQMLANSMGGGGGNSGSSMLAKQELVDESTINSAGSNSAGEQGMGSAEPQIMGQTQAGGVGGGGEDPHQQHGAAGLRQGVMRRPRGRPAGSKNKPKPPVIITRDSASALRAHVLEVAPGCDVVDAVADFARRRQVGVCVLSATGSVAGISVRQPGGGGGSNGNGNGGVVSIAGRFDILTLSGSFLPQPAPPSATGLTVYVSGGSGQVVGGAVAGALVATGGPVVIMAASFGNASYERLPLDDEPPQSAAPDLAPLPAPLHQQQQQQQSLAMMNAIQLPGDEDEAGGYGGWASAGAGSSRVGPY; encoded by the coding sequence ATGGATCCCGTGGCGgcgcatggcggcggcggcgggcggcaccACTTCGGCCCGCCGGTGGGCTCCCCGTTCCACAGCCCCTTCCATGGCAGccacggccatggcgccggggGGCAGTtccagcagcaggcggcgccgcAGTTCCAGGCGTATGAGCTCCATGGCCACCAGGCGCAGATGCTCGCCAACagcatgggcggcggcggcgggaacaGCGGCAGCAGTATGCTGGCGAAGCAGGAGCTGGTGGACGAGAGCACCATCAACAGCGCCGGCAGCAACAGCGCCGGCGAGCAGGGCATGGGCTCCGCGGAGCCGCAGATCATGGGCCAGACGCAGGCCGGAGGCgtaggcggaggaggagaggatcCGCATCAGCAGCATGGGGCGGCGGGCCTGCGGCAGGGCGTGATGCGGAGGCCCaggggccggccggcggggtcCAAGAACAAGCCCAAGCCGCCGGTGATCATCACGCGCGACAGCGCCTCGGCCCTGCGGGCCCACGTGCTCGAGGTCGCCCCCGGCTGCGACGTcgtcgacgccgtcgccgacttcgcacgccgccgccaggtcGGCGTCTGCGTCCTCAGCGCCACCGGCTCCGTCGCCGGCATCTCCGTCCGCCagcccggcggcggaggcggatcCAACGGCAACGGAAACGGCGGCGTCGTCAGCATCGCCGGCCGCTTCGACATCCTCACGCTCTCCGGCTCCTTCCTGccgcagccggcgccgccgagcgcGACCGGGCTCACCGTCTAcgtctccggcggcagcggacaggtcgtcggcggcgccgtcgccggcgcgcTCGTCGCCACCGGCGGGCCCGTCGTCATCATGGCCGCCTCCTTCGGCAACGCGTCCTACGAGCGCCTCCCCCTCGACGACGAGCCGCCGCAGTCCGCGGCGCCTGATCTGGCGCCATTGCCGGCTCCTCtacaccagcagcagcagcagcagcagtctcTGGCCATGATGAACGCCATCCAGCTCcccggagacgaagacgaagccggCGGCTACGGCGGCTgggccagcgccggcgccggcagcagcCGCGTCGGGCCCTACTGA
- the LOC100829763 gene encoding uncharacterized protein LOC100829763, translating to MDMGSDYVNPKKTRQRTGINNEHHYRIDCFFAVLDMLVEELNGRFNTTNSELLCCLYALSPSGHFVHFNDEKLLKLAQFYPDDFKDLTILEHELHLYLDNVTHDTRFASLENIGDMAELMVTTKKHTSYPLVYQLVKLALTLPVATATVERCFSAMKIVKSALRNKISDDFMNHSLICYVEKELLDRISNEVIVKRFHEVKDRRGMKRKVVG from the exons ATGGACATGGGAAGTGATTATGTGAATCCGAAGAAGACAAGGCAAAGGACTGGTATTAACAATGAGCACCATTATCGGATTGATTGTTTCTTTGCTGTCCTAGATATGTTGGTAGAAGAGTTAAATGGCAGATTTAATACTACAAATTCTGAGTTGCTTTGTTGTTTGTATGCTTTGAGTCCAAGTGGTCACTTTGTTCACTTCAATGATGAGAAGTTGCTGAAACTAGCTCAGTTTTATCCTGATGACTTCAAAGATTTGACAATTCTAGAGCATGAACTTCATCTCTACTTGGATAATGTAACCCATGATACAAGGTTTGCTAGCTTGGAAAATATTGGTGATATGGCTGAACTGATGGTGACTACAAAGAAGCATACTTCTTATCCTTTAGTTTACCAACTTGTAAAGCTAGCACTAACACTTCCTGTTGCCACTGCAACCGTTGagaggtgcttctcagctatGAAGATTGTCAAGAGTGCTCTCCGCAACAAAATCAGTGATGACTTCATGAACCATAGCCTTATTTGCTATGTAGAGAAAGAGTTGCTCGACAGAATTTCGAATGAAGTCATAGTTAAACGTTTTCATGAGGTGAAAGATCGTCGTGGGATGAAACGAAAG gTTGTAGGGTAG
- the LOC100834344 gene encoding ATP-dependent Clp protease proteolytic subunit-related protein 2, chloroplastic has product MALCRTAPANSSCFHPRAVASSPSSLCVGTKVFVGLKAQTKLGSSESSCPNVNARFYTAVNRRVSLGLSNKRATRARISMMPVGTPRVPYRTPGEGTWQWLDIWNALYRERIIFIGDNIDEEFSNQVLASMLYLDSVDDSKKIILYINGPGGDLTPCMALYDTMLSLKSPIGTHCLGFAFNLAGFILAAGQKGSRTGMPLCRISLQSPAGAARGQADDIENEANELNRIRNYLYGKLSEHTGHPVEKIHEDLDRVKRFDAEGALEYGIIDRIVMPSRIKKEGSTGQKKDLRNLGLG; this is encoded by the exons ATGGCGCTGTGCCGGACGGCGCCCGCCAACTCCTCCTGCTTCCACCCCCGCGCCGTCGCAAGCTCGCCCTCTTCTCTCTG CGTGGGCACCAAGGTCTTCGTCGGGCTGAAGGCCCAGACCAAGCTCG GATCGTCGGAGTCGTCGTGCCCGAATGTCAACGCCCGGTTCTACACCGCCGTCAACCGGAGGGTCTCCCTGGG GTTATCAAACAAGAGGGCTACCAGGGCACGCATTTCAATGATGCCTGTCGGTACACCCCGGGTACCTTACAGAACACCTGGTGAAGGAACCTGGCAGTGGCTTGACATATGGAATGCTCTA TATCGTGAACGTATTATCTTCATTGGGGACAATATAGATGAAGAATTTAGTAACCAAGTATTGGCAAGCATGCTGTATCTTGACAGTGTTGATGACTCAAAAAAGATTATTCTATACATCAATGGCCCAGGAGGAGAT CTTACGCCGTGTATGGCGTTATATGATACCATGCTAAGCTTAAAAAGTCCTATTGGTACACATTGCCTGGGCTTTGCATTCAACTTGGCAGGATTTATTCTTGCAGCTGGTCAAAAG GGTTCACGTACTGGTATGCCTCTTTGCCGGATTTCACTTCAGTCACCTGCTGGAGCAGCTCGAGGCCAG GCCGATGATATAGAAAATGAAGCTAACGAACTTAATAGAATCAGGAACTATCTTTATGGCAAGTTATCAGAGCACACAGGTCATCCTGTTGAGAAG ATTCACGAGGACCTGGACAGGGTGAAGCGCTTTGATGCTGAAGGAGCCCTCGAATACGGAATTATTGACCGTATTGTTATGCCTTCTCGGATCAAGAAAGAGGGGTCCACTGGTCAAAAGAAGGATCTACGGAATCTGGGACTTGGCTAA